A section of the Hippea sp. KM1 genome encodes:
- a CDS encoding outer membrane protein assembly factor BamB family protein, whose protein sequence is MKRIISLFSVVVVFLLFSCSSSNHLILKVEEHKKLSQPLAPPLEYSTIADVGDVGYKAMLTYADGFLYVGNLDGEVYQIDPSRQRKRLVVEFNDEPIESSVAVDGGYLFVGTNKGRLYKVDIRSGKVVAKRQFGFPVLGRIYARSGKLYITLENDTLYCLNEDNLAVVWKYVHGEYNMLDIRGVSGILFGDDGLYVGFDDGSVDKVSYRGDQVWEAQVGEGSMFIDSDTTPQGSTERIYITSVNGYTEAVSKEDGSLIWKRKISTYSNLDKSIFGLYLADQEGAVCCLDESGGETIWRTRLSEQGNIYSIRVVGKVVFALSEEGKLVALDYLSGRIMDIKDLGDEFSSPMLYAHKKLFVVSRDGEIYSIFSK, encoded by the coding sequence ATGAAAAGAATAATTAGCCTGTTTTCTGTTGTTGTGGTATTTTTGTTGTTTTCCTGTTCGAGTTCTAACCATTTGATCTTGAAGGTGGAGGAGCATAAAAAGCTCTCACAACCGCTTGCACCGCCACTTGAGTATTCCACCATTGCAGATGTGGGTGATGTTGGGTATAAGGCCATGCTTACATATGCAGATGGGTTTCTCTATGTGGGCAATTTGGATGGTGAGGTGTATCAGATAGACCCATCAAGGCAGAGAAAGAGGCTTGTGGTGGAGTTTAATGATGAGCCGATAGAGTCATCCGTGGCAGTCGATGGTGGTTATCTATTTGTCGGGACAAACAAGGGTAGGCTTTATAAGGTGGATATAAGAAGTGGTAAGGTTGTTGCAAAAAGGCAGTTTGGTTTCCCCGTTTTGGGGCGTATATACGCAAGGAGTGGAAAACTCTATATCACCCTCGAAAACGATACACTCTATTGCCTAAATGAGGATAATCTGGCGGTGGTGTGGAAGTATGTGCATGGTGAATATAACATGCTGGATATAAGGGGTGTATCTGGCATCTTGTTTGGTGATGATGGGTTGTATGTGGGTTTTGATGATGGAAGCGTGGATAAGGTTTCCTATAGAGGGGATCAGGTTTGGGAGGCTCAGGTCGGTGAGGGCAGTATGTTTATAGACAGCGATACAACCCCGCAGGGCAGCACAGAGAGGATTTATATAACAAGCGTAAACGGATATACAGAGGCTGTAAGCAAAGAAGACGGTTCACTTATCTGGAAGAGGAAGATTTCAACATACTCCAACCTCGATAAGAGTATTTTTGGTCTGTATTTAGCCGATCAGGAAGGTGCTGTCTGCTGCCTGGATGAGAGTGGAGGAGAAACCATATGGAGAACGAGGCTGAGCGAGCAGGGCAACATATATTCGATAAGGGTTGTGGGTAAGGTTGTATTTGCGCTTTCGGAAGAGGGCAAATTGGTGGCGCTGGACTATCTAAGCGGCAGGATTATGGATATAAAGGATTTAGGGGATGAATTTAGCAGCCCCATGCTCTATGCCCACAAGAAGCTGTTTGTTGTTTCACGGGATGGTGAAATTTACTCCATTTTTTCTAAGTAA
- the sppA gene encoding signal peptide peptidase SppA, producing the protein MTKKIIITVFVIAILLFLGNVVYFAFRVPNVALLSLNGIITQNRADELIRAIKNIEKSKNIKAVLIKINSPGGEAVSSQRIYLSIRKLSKTKPVVSLIETTGASGAYYAACGANRIVCYPASVVGSIGVIFESINIAQLSKKLGIKAFIVKSGKLKDAANPFKEPTQNDREMIKSLVDDIYNEFLEDVSKSRGIPKNKLKRYANGAVYSGKTALKIGLVDSIGGEEEAKMYIKKLAHIKHIRFERFNNDSLKAAKIIKGIGFIDNLELLKIPSVKAVFQ; encoded by the coding sequence ATGACAAAGAAGATCATCATAACGGTATTTGTTATTGCTATACTGCTGTTTTTGGGAAATGTGGTTTATTTTGCCTTCAGGGTGCCCAATGTTGCCCTTTTATCCCTAAACGGTATAATTACACAGAACAGGGCCGATGAGCTCATAAGGGCAATAAAAAACATAGAGAAATCAAAAAACATAAAGGCCGTACTGATAAAGATAAACTCCCCCGGCGGTGAGGCCGTATCCAGCCAGAGGATATATCTATCGATAAGAAAGCTATCAAAAACAAAGCCGGTGGTTTCGCTTATAGAAACCACCGGTGCAAGCGGTGCATACTATGCCGCATGTGGCGCCAACAGGATCGTTTGCTATCCCGCATCCGTTGTGGGGAGTATAGGCGTTATCTTTGAAAGCATAAACATAGCCCAACTATCGAAAAAATTAGGCATAAAGGCATTTATAGTAAAAAGCGGCAAGCTAAAGGATGCGGCAAACCCCTTTAAAGAGCCAACGCAGAACGACAGGGAGATGATAAAAAGCCTTGTCGATGACATATACAACGAATTCTTAGAGGATGTATCAAAGAGCAGGGGGATACCCAAAAACAAACTAAAACGGTATGCCAACGGCGCGGTATATAGCGGAAAAACCGCATTAAAGATCGGATTGGTGGACTCTATCGGCGGAGAGGAAGAGGCAAAGATGTATATAAAAAAACTCGCCCACATCAAACACATAAGGTTTGAAAGATTCAACAACGACAGCCTGAAGGCTGCCAAGATTATAAAGGGCATAGGGTTTATAGATAACCTTGAATTACTCAAGATACCCTCTGTAAAAGCCGTATTTCAATGA
- a CDS encoding 30S ribosomal protein S1 — MSNAEKDVQITPNYDDVFKNFGSGDIVKGKVIDIRGEDVFVDIGYKSEGIIKAREFMDDEGNLNVNIGDEVEAVFFNRTDPDGFEILSKAAADRIKGWNKVKEAYREGKTIKGKINNVVNGGFTVKIDGFLAFLPGSQVELKPIKNYQSYVGKEFDFKVVNINESKRNAVLSRKVLLEEEERIRQQQLWEKIKEGAVLKGRIKNITDYGVFIDLGGVDGLVHITDMSYSRVNHPSDIVSLDEEVEVKIIKIEESEGKKKIYLGMKQLTKDPWEDIEEKFSVGDIVKGKIVNIVDYGLFVEIDKGIEGLVHKSEISYDKYPPKFEETYSIGDEVEVKITNIDKENRRMSLSIKQTKPYPWDNIDERYKPEDIVEGTITGIKDFGVFVKLEEGVEGLIHENDLSWDKDDKPQLNIGDKIQAKVLSIDKEKERIALGLKQLTKDPWEDIDKKYAPGDEIEVKVVSVKNFGAFVKIDKGIESLVPKSEFNNLQPQPNTTARVRIIRIEKDKKRLISSFIND, encoded by the coding sequence ATGTCAAACGCGGAAAAGGATGTTCAAATAACACCAAACTATGATGATGTATTTAAGAACTTTGGAAGCGGAGACATAGTAAAAGGAAAGGTAATAGACATTAGAGGGGAAGATGTCTTCGTCGATATAGGCTATAAATCAGAGGGCATAATCAAGGCAAGGGAATTTATGGATGATGAGGGCAACCTCAATGTAAATATAGGCGATGAGGTCGAGGCCGTTTTCTTCAACAGAACGGATCCGGACGGATTTGAGATACTATCAAAGGCGGCAGCCGACAGAATCAAGGGGTGGAACAAGGTAAAAGAGGCATACAGGGAAGGCAAAACGATAAAGGGCAAGATAAACAATGTCGTCAATGGCGGTTTTACCGTCAAGATAGATGGATTCTTAGCGTTCTTACCCGGCTCACAGGTTGAACTTAAACCCATCAAGAATTACCAATCTTATGTGGGAAAGGAATTCGACTTTAAGGTTGTAAACATAAACGAATCAAAGAGAAACGCCGTATTGTCAAGAAAGGTGCTGCTTGAGGAAGAAGAAAGGATCAGGCAGCAGCAGCTGTGGGAGAAGATAAAAGAGGGTGCCGTATTAAAGGGGCGCATAAAGAACATAACCGATTACGGGGTTTTTATAGATTTAGGCGGCGTTGACGGCCTGGTGCACATAACCGATATGTCATACAGCAGGGTAAACCACCCATCCGACATAGTCAGCCTCGATGAGGAGGTTGAGGTAAAGATCATAAAGATAGAGGAAAGCGAAGGGAAAAAGAAGATATACTTAGGCATGAAACAGCTAACCAAGGATCCATGGGAAGACATAGAGGAGAAATTCAGCGTCGGCGATATAGTAAAAGGGAAAATCGTAAATATAGTGGATTATGGCCTGTTTGTTGAGATAGACAAGGGTATTGAGGGTTTGGTGCACAAAAGCGAGATAAGCTATGACAAATACCCACCAAAATTCGAAGAGACATACTCCATCGGCGATGAGGTGGAGGTAAAGATAACAAACATAGACAAGGAAAACAGAAGGATGTCCCTATCCATCAAGCAAACAAAGCCCTATCCATGGGATAATATAGACGAAAGATACAAGCCTGAGGATATAGTCGAAGGAACGATAACGGGCATAAAGGACTTCGGTGTATTTGTAAAACTGGAAGAGGGGGTTGAGGGCTTGATTCACGAAAACGACTTATCGTGGGATAAGGACGACAAACCCCAACTGAACATAGGCGATAAGATACAGGCAAAGGTTTTAAGCATCGACAAAGAGAAAGAGAGGATAGCCTTAGGCCTAAAACAGCTAACCAAAGACCCGTGGGAGGATATAGACAAGAAATACGCCCCGGGTGATGAGATAGAGGTTAAGGTTGTAAGCGTAAAGAACTTTGGGGCTTTCGTAAAGATAGACAAGGGCATAGAGAGTCTGGTGCCAAAAAGCGAGTTTAATAACTTACAGCCCCAGCCCAACACAACAGCAAGGGTTAGAATCATAAGGATAGAGAAGGACAAAAAGAGGCTTATATCAAGCTTTATAAACGACTAA
- a CDS encoding histidinol phosphate phosphatase domain-containing protein, whose product MIDLHTHTLFSDGELIPSELARRAKDIGYRAIAFTDHVDFSNMSFVLDNLKKAVDGLEKYFGLYVFYGVEITHVPPQLIGEAIGKAKALGAQVVVVHGESPVEPVASGTNRAAIEACCDILAHPGLIEPDDAQLAAENGVYLEISARGGHSFTNGHVFRMARQFNVRYMLNTDTHSPSNLITKRFAEVVLKGCGMNDGEVKLAFRYAEEMLEKLLRRRYDEKNN is encoded by the coding sequence ATGATTGATTTGCATACGCATACGCTGTTTAGCGATGGTGAGCTTATACCCTCTGAGCTTGCAAGAAGGGCAAAGGATATAGGATACAGGGCTATTGCATTCACCGACCATGTGGATTTCTCCAATATGTCCTTTGTGTTGGATAACCTAAAAAAGGCTGTCGATGGGCTTGAGAAGTATTTTGGCCTTTATGTGTTTTACGGTGTTGAGATTACGCATGTGCCCCCTCAGCTCATAGGGGAGGCCATAGGTAAGGCCAAAGCCTTGGGGGCTCAGGTTGTTGTTGTGCACGGTGAAAGCCCGGTGGAGCCTGTGGCCTCTGGCACCAACAGGGCTGCCATCGAGGCCTGCTGCGATATACTGGCCCACCCCGGTTTGATTGAGCCTGACGATGCCCAGCTTGCAGCCGAAAACGGTGTTTATTTGGAAATTAGCGCCAGGGGTGGACATAGCTTTACCAACGGGCATGTCTTTAGAATGGCCAGGCAGTTTAATGTCAGATATATGCTCAATACAGATACGCACTCCCCCTCCAATCTCATTACAAAGAGGTTTGCAGAGGTTGTCTTGAAAGGGTGCGGTATGAACGATGGGGAGGTTAAGCTGGCGTTTAGGTATGCGGAGGAGATGTTAGAGAAACTCTTAAGAAGGAGATATGATGAAAAGAATAATTAG